The genomic interval TCTGTGTGTATATTTTCTGCCTTGAGTTTGAACCATGACCGAGCGGCTAGATCGCGCCACTCCACGAGCATCTGAGGCTTCAAAAGCTGCACCCTCCTTCATATAGCATTCATCGATCCCTGACTGTTGATAAACCCGGTCACCCTGTCCCCACATGAATGAAACATAAACAAATCGAGTTTTGTTCTTGACTTAAGCTCTTGTTGGTCCATTTCTTCGTCCTTCCAGCATCATCAAGGTAAGAAACGCTTCAGTCACTTCAGTCGGTGACCTATTGACATTTCCAAAGTCATATCCGGCTAGATGgtctcgtcgtcgtcgtcgtcttccgAGACGGAGGGCTCGTCTTTGTCGGGCACTCCGCCCAAACCGCACCCCATGTCGACGTTGTTGGGTTACAATCCGGAGAGTGTCTTGGATCGGGTGGCTTATCGTGCCTTCAGCATCTTTTTGGGACCGGCCAAGTTCATCGCCGATCTCACGGACAAGCCTCAGCGGGAACAATACCCCTGGTAAGACTCCGAAAACGGGCAACAAATCACGAATGCAAGTCATTTTTGAGCGGATTTTATAAACAAAATTTTATAAAACTCATCTGTGAGCATGGCCAGGGCTGATGAATGACCCGATTCGAAATCCGACGTTGAAAACTTTGACTCTTTCAACTTTAGACAGGATCTTTTTGGGCTCTAGTCGAAACTCATTTTGTTTCACACCAGTTCAGAATTATTCGTTATTCGATTTATTTAGAGAACCCAAACTACTTGCCTCAAAATTAGGGGGTAACATGCATAATCTggcaactttttttaattctcGTCAGTCGAGAGTCGAGTTTTCGTTGAAATTCGATAATCGTCGATTATCGAGATAAATTCATGACTGCTGTTGTTTTCGTCAGAGGTCTGTAATGTAACCACCGTTTCATTCTGATCCGAAATACCAGAGCTAGGTATTAGATCAAGTTTAAACTGAGCTACAAGTCGAGAACTTACAATATGTATGAAGTCCGCTTAAATCTCGAATACGTCATTCTGGGGAGACCAAGCGCGAGCAATCTGTGTCTTCACCTGGGCTTTGTAGGTATCATCGGCGGTTCCAACGGGTGCCCACCATCGATGAATGCTACACGGATGACAACGTGTGTCGCTTCGAGGCCAATCAGCAATTCATCCGGGACCGCCAAGTAGATCGAGCCATTCTGAACATCCTCCAAAATCGCTTCTGGAATTGCTGTTCCCATAACATGGGAAAAGAATTTGCGGCCGCCGATCCTCGATCCCCATGCTACCAACTCAAGGTAAGGCCCAGCTGATGATACGTAGGTGGGCCTGTCTTGGGCCTAAGCGATCGCTATTGATGTGCGTTTACTTTGTGCTTCAGCAAGACCATGCCACCGCCACGACGAACTATTACATCAAATATGGAGATACGTCTGTTCAGGCCAAAGCTGAGGATATGTTGATGAAGCAGAAACACCGAATGATGTGGGAAAGACGCCATGGACCCGTGGGAAGTGGCAAGAGGGTGGTGGCCGAACAGGAGTGAGGTGGGGATTAGAGCACGCCCCCAGAGGAGACCAGCTGATTGAAAGTCAAGTCAGTCGTGTTTTTCGTAGTGGATTTTGTCTGGCGGATTGCGTCAGTTATCTTGAAGAATAAAAAACAGTATATTTAAATCTGCACACTTCAATATCTTTCAAGTTCATTCTGTCGATTACGATGTGGAGGCTTAAATCTCCTTTGCCTAAACAGGAAATTCAAACCGTTAtctattttcattattttaagAAAGCCCATTCAATCACAAAGTGGTTAAAGTGGTTTGATAATTTCGGATTTGGAAACAACATCTGCATATTGATGCACACCTAATATGCGAACTAGAATAATCGAATACTGTAGTCTGATTTTATGGCTGTATTTGTCCCAAATGCCAACAATGTTCTAATATTTTTGTCATAATGATTAATTGTACTCCTTCCGcattatgcaagaaaagcaaaaaagccgGCAAGCAGCATTGAGCCTGTACAAGGAGATGGTGAAGAGtacacggtgttactcacaatactgataaaagttgttttggaaatgccaagacttctaagaACAATTTTCGttgctattgaaacaaaaggaacaacttttgtataaaaaaatcatcttgaattctagctcagattagaatatcaatccacttaaaaatgttatctctttgtaggttttaagaacgtaatcaatagaagTTGGAAGTAAacttagttgcgtttccaactagaatttcattcaaatccatggagctaacgataagatatctcgttttcaaaaattggattttcatcaaatttgactacaaattgctccggttatatcttaaagcaattgccaagaaatatgataagcttttctatgcctaaaatataaatggaaatacttcacttttctgaaacaggtagaaaaacccgaatatagtttgcaatataactttaaacgtacttaatgtcaatatttcacaattgtgatgccatacttaTCAATcacaactttaatcaagcttaatcttgaattttgacaaaattctactaACGTTGANNNNNNNNNNNNNNNNNNNNNNNNNNNNNNNNNNNNNNNNNNNNNNNNNNNAATTTTACGTAGTCTAATCTATAACATGTTAgaattttagctctcaaaattaccTTTTAAGAAATTTATGATGCTTTTAtgtgaaagtgacaaatttgtctaatcttatcctcgacacccggtagGGACATGATTTTGTGAATGAAAGTTAAGAAGGCTGGATGAGTTtcaatcatggtagttcttgcagcgattgtggcgcagcctggctagGCTAAGCAATTAAAAATCCGAGCCTGAGTTTTGTCAACTTCCCCcaaaagttgtgaaggcgaaGGCCGAATGGGCGAATGGGCGAATGGGCGAATGGGCGACCCAGCACAAGAAAgagcagaagaaaaaaatcgtcgGAACAATGTTCCACGAGACAGGCGTTacgaaattcttgatcaaGCTGAAGTTTGAGAAGCCAATAACATTAAGTAAAAAAGAGTGCTTATAGAGAcagtttgttcatttttctttaacaTACCCTTGAATTTTAGCCTACCATCATTTTGGCgtttctttattttgcaactaattcttttgaaaagatgaaaaagaaccgGAAATACCTGCATTTTCTTACATgtctttttgttgcatttatAATTGCACTTTTTATCGGTTtaatttgcattatttggacaGCCCTCTTAATGAGTGATGACCTCTAAGCATTCGAAATCAACCCtccattcaaggactagctcggtctcccaactcaaattcgttggtagaccaaatgtcatataaagattgaaaggtaataaatagacgaattataacctttcactttaatagTAATGAACATTatatattccctgtagcggttagaaaagcccgtgaaaaaccaaaccaaaaaaaccattttgatctGTAATTACTGGATTATGTAACCGCCCAATTGACTCAATATTAGAGTTAGAGTTGTTTTATATCAATATCATAACCACCTCTTAGTTAACATCTTAAGTCATTAACCatgctgaaaaaaataaatattcgCCTAATTCCAAGATAAAGAAATCGCATTCTATATTTCAAAGCTGTAGAGAGCCATGAACCAGCACTGTTATGAGTAGTATTAAGGAAGGAGTGAGTGACACGGACAAATTGCACCCATCGGCATTGTCACACACGTCGATGCAGCCTGAGAGTCGATGGACTTTATCAGGATCATCAGTGGCATTAGCCACGAAATCAAAGAGACCACAAGAATGCTCAACCCGAGCAATCTCTGTGTCAGTCGTCAACGAGTTACTGTCCACGGCACAGGTCCGAATCACCAAGGTCTCTCCACTATGCCCTAAAGGAAAAGGCAAATGAATAAAACTAAACATGTGATTGAGGAATTCATTCCAAAAACAGCAATGACCAGACGAAAATGATCcagattttcaaaacattcgAGCCCTAGAACCCTGTCTCTTGCCTTGTGTAGCATTCATTACGAATTACTAGgtttcaagccctcaagaatccaggctagttcgaacaatgaaatccacatctcttctttctcgggctccttcattgtttaatttgcttctctctgatattcgtagggaatatgtaggccttgttgatccggtagcatctttcaagtcagacttggacaacttttttagatagcattccagattaaccctacggtctgccaactcaaattcgttggtagaccaaatatcataaaaaagattgaaagataagAAATAGAAGATTATAGCCTTTCACgctaatagtactggggattacattccctgtagcgacTAGAAAAGAACCAAACCCCCCTAAAAATTGAACCTTTCCCTCTCAACTCTCGGCTATTTTGTCTAAATATGTCAAACACAGAAATATAGATCACTGCAATTGAGTTTACTTTTAAAACATTGACTTGTCGAGTGATTTGTTCCCAAGCTATATCGTCAAGAACTAATGAGCTGACCCAGAGTGGGCCGAAAACTTGAACTTCTTTGTTACTTGACCCGACCGAAACGTGCAGTTGAATGTGGTTATTATGGACAGTATATTCGCATAAAGATCACCTTAATTTGCACATTAATTTCCAACTAAATTTGCAAAAGCATAGTCATCAACGCTTTCTGAAGGGCTGTAAGGGCTATTTCTGACTTACACATCAAGCAGTAtgtattttgatgaaaagtaaAGTCCTAACATTAGAACTTCTGCCACCGGAATTTGAACCCACTAGCCTaaggagaagattcttgccttgttcacgaTGCCCCTTAGACTGAGAGGCTATGCCATGTTCATGGCTAGACCAGCATCTATTGGATCTTGAATATTGCACGATAAAAAGAAACCTGAGTTCAGCAACAGCATAGTAATGATGTCAGAATGAAGCAATTACACAACAGTTATATTTTTGTGCTAAAATGGCTGTATTTGCATAATGTATGgcaggaaaatgtcaaatattgctgttaaattgcaaaatttgcagaaaatgtAGGAAACgcaaattattgttttttatttacaAAATTTCAGGATGCAAGCTTTGACCGATCCTCGTTATAACTTAACTTTGAACTCTTCTTTTGATTATACGTTTTATCAGAATTTAGGCCCAAAGTCTGCAAGTTAGTATGTTTGagaatatattttgattggaGTCGATGATGTCTTTGGAGGATTAAACCGTTCTGTTCCATTGTGAGGTCATTTTTCCGGTTGTCTGTGCATGATAATCTTAATCAAAAGTGAACTCCATGCATTAAAATAGGTTAGCaacatcttttaagtcagactagGACAATTATTAATTAGCGTTCCTGATCAAAACTATATTCAAGGTCTTACTCGGTTTCTCAActgaaatatcaaatatcaagtGCAGGAGTTAACAATTAGATgaattacaacctttcatttcaataatattggggattacattcctttcAGCAGTTAGAAAAAGGAcgtgaaaaaagggaaaaaccGTCTGACTAAATTTGTGCAATCTCTCTCCTTAACACCGCCGTGGATGGAAAACGGAAATTTCCCGAAACGGCATTATAGTCGTATACCGTATACCTATAACAATAGGGGCTACACAATCAGAGACCATAAAGAGCAATGTTGCTTTGGGtgacatatttttgtgcatttcaaatttgccataaAGTGTGAAAACACTGATTGAACGGTGGAATATGTTAAATAGATGTAGTAGTGCGATCAATCACGAACTTCTCTATTCACACGTACGGAGGATAGGTTAGTAGGTAGAAATATAGATTATTGCAAATCatgagaggaagaagatggaAAATCGTAGCACACATTTAAGATGATATCAACTGGTTTCTTATTTATCGCACTTTGAAATAATCAAGCTTgctcaatgattttcaagccAAGCTTGCTTAAGGAATAATCAATCGTTCGatatatttcaaattattaAAAAAGAAGTAAGAATTCGAACCAGATAATCAGCTAATTAGCTTGAGGAACCTCTGTTAGGGctgccaattcaaaccaaattggTTACAGGAATGAGGACCAAAGATTAAGAACGAGTTTACAacagccctggttccgagaccaAGGAAGGTAGGGTCACGTTTTTTTCACTCTGCTGAGCGGTTTTGTGTTATGGTGTGTGTCCTATTTCGCTCGTGATGGCAGTCCTAAACCGAGCTCCTTGAAGATAAAAAGCTGACACTGGTTCgaaggtaaacgttattctccaccgattagttggcggtactcacttttaaaatttgtagcaaagtgttaaaaggtttagatagagactttaagggttgTTAATATCGTTTTAGGTAAGCTTCGAtcaggttaggttgggttaggttagggtTGATTAGCTTAggttaagtttgaaaaagtaactAACGTTTATCCTGGTTCGAAAAACATCACTGATAACCACTTTGGGCCGTCTGATGATAGAAGATAACCCTTTATGCAGCATTAATTGCATGGATTTCTCGACTAGCGTTGACATCTTACGCCAATATGCTAGTCTGTAGAATTGGATAATGTGACAAATGTAAGAATATTTTCATAAATTGAGGATATGTTCACAAACAAAAGAACGACCTTATAAACATAAAGGGAGTCTCTGAAATAACAAAAGGGGGGCGTTTGTGGCTATTTCCCTAGTGTCTGTCGTTCATTTTGGAAATtatcaagtcaaagaaaaatgaccaatcGTTCTTACAATAAGTTCCCCTGACTTTGACGCAGGCGGTGGCCGGAAAAAGTCCATTTCGATGTTTTCGCCCTGCGCGACAATCGTCTCGGAAGAAATCCTGCGTGCCATTAGGATAAGTGGCGTTGAATGGATCCTCACAATAGGGATTGTCGCCATCGATGGATTGACACACATAACACCCCAGGCTTTGAACGCCTAGAACGAGCCAATCCACAATATACATTTAAAAGGCATAATATCCATCAACTCGTAGCAACACTTCAAAGGCTTAGCAATCAATCACTTACCACACAACATGCCTGCCACCACCAACAAAAGGATTACCAAGCCACTAAAGCCTGCCGAGGATGAGCCATGAAAAGACATTCTTCTTGGAACACCCCGCAGACAGCCACCAAATCATGAACTATTGGAGTTTTTGTGTTTGGAACATTTACACCTTTTCCAAAGGTAAGCTGGCCTAGGTGGCTTTCCAGTTTGCCATCTACACCGATCACGACAAGTTGCCGCAACGAAAAGATGAATGCCAAATCGTTCCCACTTTACCTAATCTCGGGTCCAAATAGACAAGACCTTTCCTACAGAACGTTCCTGATTTTGAGCTAATTGATTGGCGGCGAGAAGTTACACGCGGTCTACTGCTTGTCTCTTTGAGGCTAGTGATGAGGGCCGTTTCAGCAACACTGACGATTCACATGTACCTACATAAAGGAGTTGTCGTTTCCACGGACGGAACACGGAGAACTTTGCCCTGGCACTTATCTCGCTGTCGCTTGAACTGGAACTGCAAGCAAAAGTGGAGCGAGGGCCACATGGGCTTGATTCAGTCAGTCACCTGTTGGGCCCAGAAGCTTGCATCGCCGAAGACTCGGGACCGGCAGCCTTGATCAAAGGAAAACAGGAACACGCAGTCGTACTGGAACATGCAGCACTTGTTAAAAGATGGACAGATTATTTACGACGGTCTCTTCTTCGTGGGCAAAAGCTTACTAAtaattttttgaataatttgccaaaagaaaatgggtACGGTTTATGGAGTCCAAGAATAATATACGTCTGTAACTATAGTATGATAGACTGGATTGGAATGTAACATGTTTGGTGTGTTATCTTGTCACCAAACTGTCAGATTTACAAtgctaattgaaaaaaaaggaaattttggcgaacaaaaatacttttttgtacCATCTGGCGATGGCTATTAGCCGAATTTTATTCTTCAGCTGACCTTGAGCCACAATACAAGTGTACTTATTTACGTATCATCTatctaaatttgatttcattacTAACTCGTGAAGAATTATTCTTATTCGTttgtttcatttattttctgaTCCATTGATTGATTAGTTGAATGATTGACtaatgaaaatttcatttcattatttttcaataaatggAATTGACATCTTTTTCACGAGGTCCCTGTCCTGGAGCTTGGCGTTGTAATGCGAGGGTTCTTTCCGTTATCGCCTATTTATCCGCCCTGTGAGAATGCGTAATAATGTTCCAGAGATTAGCCAGGAAAGATTAATCTTGCTTTGCGATTGATTTTTGGGCGAAGCATCAATATTTGTGCACTTCCCATTGACGATGCATTGACCTGCGTTGGTAATCCGAAAGGATAATTGAAAACTAGCTCTTGAGTGGCATGTCAATCGTACACTATGACCGCAAAGTCTTTTCTCCATAAAACTTTCCATGTAATCGTGCTTCCTCTTAAAtatgaggtcaaaattggcgtcTTAAAAGCTGCCAATGAGTCTACATAACAACCAGACGTTGGTTTTATTTAATGATGATCATTACTTGGGAACTCCCAATCCTTCATGACCCTCTCATTGTTGTTGGAAGGTTTGATTTTAGATTTCCAACTATTTAGTACTGGAAAAACACTTGGAACTTGAGTAAATCCCAGTGTTAATAGCATGAAGCAAAAGGAAATTGAGAAGGCAATCCCTATTAAACATTGTAACAAAAttctgtctgaaatcatggtccGTTATTAAGCCTTTTTAGGTAACCCAATAATTCAGTTTGAATAAATTGTAATTGTGGAGCAGATCGATTTTTAAATAGTCAattaaaaaagagaaatctCGCTAGTCCTTGCCCATATCTTATCTCTAATATTAGCAAGGTACTTTAAGTCCACAGTGCATTTTGGAGGAGTACCTTACGTTGTTCAACTATATTTAAGTTTAGAAGTTATGAGTATGGAAAAGCCATTTTGGTAAAGAGATGACATTGTTTGATCACATAGCACACTTCGAGACAAAGAAACAGCATAGAATGGATATAGTCTTAAAGACTACATTTAGACACTAACAACTTCAAGTCAAGGCTTTTAGGGATAATATAAGACATATGATAACGGGTTAACATATAAATAGCTGTTATCAAAATTACATTGGGTCATATATGTatcaaattacaatttttttcgtttcagtTGTAATTAATCAAAATTGCAATAACTTTCAATTAGTCATTAAATCACCTATTTTTCCATTGAGAACCAGTTTGGTGATAATTTCTGTTAAGAGGTACGTCTGTGAACAACTTTAGGCCTCATCCAAAACAGCCTATTCATAAATGTATTTTGCAGGTTTAGAATGGGATCAAAGTGACGTTTATCATATCAGAGCTGAAGTTGAAGATACAGCTTGATGTGTCACCGATTTAGATTTTTCTCATATTAAAGTATCTCCAATAGAGAGATTTCAGTCAAAAGTTAAAAGCGGCCATTACCTATAACAAAAAAGGAATAGAATGGGAATATATCCAACTACAATTGGAATGCCATAATTCTAGTAAAttacttttgaaaatcaaatattttctatCGAATACATTTGGAAGGGTTTCCTTATCTTCCATTTTTACCTATTCTCTTTTAATCACATTGGGTTTTCAAGTGGTTCTAACCATTAGCAAAAGGAATGGTCACAAGCCTGTGTATGCTTAATGAGTAGAATCGTTCAGCCCCTTGCTTTAAACTTGATTCCAGATCCCTCAATAAGCATATATTTACGATACAGCAACGACCAATATCCAACATAGGAGAATCAAGCTCTTGTTTACTTGTTACAAGTTCTTTGGTTTGTGGCTTTGGTCGGAATTGATCAAAAACCCACTCATCTTGACATGGATATTGAAACTTGCAACTACGACACACCGCAATGTGTAGCGTTATGAATTCGTTGATTCATCCGGGGCAGTTCATCTCGACTTTTTGTGGATAATCGTAGTCTGAAGTTTCAAGCTGATGGTCCGTGTAATGAATATGATAATCGTGAGTGGAATCGAGCGTGTATTACTCTCAGGTGGCCGAGTCAGGGGCAAACATGTGTACTATGTACGGACACTAAATATGGCTGAGTTCTTTGGATATCATGATAACAGGCACAAACAACTGaagaatattcattttgaattaagcTCCCAGAAGGTATCAGCGACAAATCCAGATTCTGGAGACACATTGTAATCCACTTCTTGAGTTTTGCCCCCATCTTGAACTTGGAAATTGCCTTCGGTATTCCCTCCAAGAGCTTGAGCTTCCTCTTGGGTGAAGAAACCACTGTTGATGAGATCTACCACGTAATTGAACTCATAGTCAACTGGACCCTCTATCTCTATAGTTTGGATTACGCCAGTATCATCCTCGTTGCCTTGGAACTcgaattcaaaaacattcagtTGGTTATCCGAGGTAAGAGACTCCACCAGATTCccattcaaatttgtcttttgCGGCGTGTTTGGATCCACTTCAATCCGATTCCCGTTTTTATCCACTCTGATCTTCCGAaccttcttgatctttttattGGGGCCGGTGAGATCAACAGGTTGGAAGACAAATGGATCTGGTGGGCTCAAATCCAAATTCTTTAGGATGTTGTTAGGATCCTCAGCCAATAGTTGGTCGCTTAACTTCACTTCTCCAGCACTCTTTGTAGTGATGACAAATTGGGAGTTGGAATCTAACGAGGCTTGATTACTATTTGGACCAAGGGAGTTCTTGAAATCCTTAGCTTCCACAGAACCGCTAGAAGACTGGGGAAAATCCTTGTAATAATACACAGGTTCTTCCTCACCTTCTGCGTCTTTGTAGTACACCTCGGATTCTTCCTTGTTTTCCCCTTGTGTTTGTGGAATATGTCCAACATTTTCGACCTCTTCAATTGGATTGATATTTGTAGTAACTTGAGAAGTGATGAGATCAATCGTGATCGACTCTTGACCACCTTGGTCCTGGGTTCCGCCTTGGTTGGAGACCAACTCACTGTCAGAGGTGGAATCCTGGCTTGGATCGCGGTAGAAGATGGCTAATGGGCTTTGGTCACGATTTTTTGACTCAAGACTCGGCTGATTCGGTATTGCCTTGGGTTCATGTTCTTGACCTCCCTTTTGGAATTCCAATTGATGCAATCTTTTCTGATCCTTTTGGATTGACATGTTTGTTTCGGTATTCAGCTTGACTTGAGGTTTTATCAGTTGAGCTTGATTTTGACTCTCTGGCGCCGGTTCAGCCAAGGGAGTTTCCGATACACTTTTTCCCTGGAAAGGCTTCCTTGAAGATAGAACTGGGGACATTTTTGACTTGTATTTTGGAACACTTATGTACTGCTTCGATTCTGGTACGCCATCTGATGGAAAGAGTTGCCGATTTCCACGTATCACGGGCTCACCACCGAGGTTTAAACTGGATTGCTCGTACTCGTACTTCAGAAACATTTCTTGAGCAGTCAGCTGTCTCGCTCTGTCGCGCTGCCCAGATTTCATAATagacatatatttttttcgggTCTCTTCATTGTGTCGAAACATTTCACGTTGCTGAGGACTCATGCTCACCATCAATACTTCGGCGGGCGTTGGATCGTCCGGGTTCATGCGTGGCTCCATGAAGGACCCCATCATTACCATTTGGGCCCGGGCATTGACCCTTGTGATCAAAAGGCAAGCACATAGGAAAGCTCCAATAATGAGATGGGTCCTCATCCTGtgttcagaaaaaaagaaaaaaaagatccatgAAATTTACCATTGTTAAAGGTTTCTATCCAGATATGACATGCTAACCGTGAAGAAAGAGGTAATCAAGTATTTGCCAAGGCTGGGCAATTTCGTGtcgagcaagaaaaaaaggtagaaGAAACCGCTTTGAGAGCATTTTTAagtgatttttctttcttttctcaaggTCCTCTGCCTAACTTCTATCACCATTTATTTTCTACACCTTGAAGAGGCTTCAAAATGTCCCCTAAGATACCAAGTCTAGCAAATTATGTACAAATAATGATGAAGTGGACACATGGTGAATTGACGGTGACATGTGTTGAATTGCTGATGGGATTGGTTGCGTTTTACCTGCGCTTCTCACACCTCTCGCACAATCACGAACTTCgatgtcaa from Tigriopus californicus strain San Diego chromosome 5, Tcal_SD_v2.1, whole genome shotgun sequence carries:
- the LOC131880261 gene encoding NADH dehydrogenase [ubiquinone] 1 beta subcomplex subunit 10-like; the protein is MVSSSSSSSETEGSSLSGTPPKPHPMSTLLGYNPESVLDRVAYRAFSIFLGPAKFIADLTDKPQREQYPWYHRRFQRVPTIDECYTDDNVCRFEANQQFIRDRQVDRAILNILQNRFWNCCSHNMGKEFAAADPRSPCYQLKQDHATATTNYYIKYGDTSVQAKAEDMLMKQKHRMMWERRHGPVGSGKRVVAEQE
- the LOC131881116 gene encoding uncharacterized protein LOC131881116 → MSFHGSSSAGFSGLVILLLVVAGMLCGVQSLGCYVCQSIDGDNPYCEDPFNATYPNGTQDFFRDDCRAGRKHRNGLFPATACVKVRGTYWHSGETLVIRTCAVDSNSLTTDTEIARVEHSCGLFDFVANATDDPDKVHRLSGCIDVCDNADGCNLSVSLTPSLILLITVLVHGSLQL
- the LOC131881113 gene encoding uncharacterized protein LOC131881113, which translates into the protein MRTHLIIGAFLCACLLITRVNARAQMVMMGSFMEPRMNPDDPTPAEVLMVSMSPQQREMFRHNEETRKKYMSIMKSGQRDRARQLTAQEMFLKYEYEQSSLNLGGEPVIRGNRQLFPSDGVPESKQYISVPKYKSKMSPVLSSRKPFQGKSVSETPLAEPAPESQNQAQLIKPQVKLNTETNMSIQKDQKRLHQLEFQKGGQEHEPKAIPNQPSLESKNRDQSPLAIFYRDPSQDSTSDSELVSNQGGTQDQGGQESITIDLITSQVTTNINPIEEVENVGHIPQTQGENKEESEVYYKDAEGEEEPVYYYKDFPQSSSGSVEAKDFKNSLGPNSNQASLDSNSQFVITTKSAGEVKLSDQLLAEDPNNILKNLDLSPPDPFVFQPVDLTGPNKKIKKVRKIRVDKNGNRIEVDPNTPQKTNLNGNLVESLTSDNQLNVFEFEFQGNEDDTGVIQTIEIEGPVDYEFNYVVDLINSGFFTQEEAQALGGNTEGNFQVQDGGKTQEVDYNVSPESGFVADTFWELNSK